From the genome of Silurus meridionalis isolate SWU-2019-XX chromosome 12, ASM1480568v1, whole genome shotgun sequence, one region includes:
- the mnta gene encoding max-binding protein MNT encodes MSIETLLEAAKFLELQAQQQQKAREENELRERLRLEQEAGKQIAEAPLCVQLTHANHKTSRERSSPEHNHAPQLTLSSPPPPPPLPTSAPTIPITVIPISVLSSSLSTSPASPLFSVSQKDPHSPPSQHVLPQRAVLPSQANGPKLTQPLQPYPGAIIRSSQHALLPQPANTPAQPSLMAKINPPDDHRSLDSKKRPGGAGTREVHNKLEKNRRAHLKECFETLKKNIPNVDEKKTSNLSVLRSALRYIQTLKRKEKEYEHEMERLAREKISTQQRLAELKNELSQQVDMIEVERLLRQTVQPEDDQASTSTASEGEDNMDEDIEEEHILTSPCSLPRVDQPELRKPSPSLLPSLSVPSKLSQPPLTATVSSATALAPAQPSSPLLSLPPVQAAVTQQPQAMVASQSLAYGHIVTAPSIQPTVITHASSHTSVIQAVSHIPQVGTKHIAHIAPSSTSSPSSSASAIQLAPGPQTIGHITVHPVTHLPTLYPQPVTISHTLSHGQANGTPVLAKQTPVGHQVLTHHSQLVGQTVLNPVTMVTMPSFPVSTLKLA; translated from the exons AAGAGAACGAGCTTCGGGAGAGACTGCGCCTCGAACAGGAAGCAGGGAAGCAAATAGCAGAAGCCCCCCTCTGCGTTCAACTGACGCATGCTAATCACAAGACCTCAAGAGAGCGGTCGAGTCCTGAGCATAACCATGCCCCTCAGTTAACCCTGtcctctcctccacctcctcctcctctgcccACCTCTGCACCTACAATTCCCATCACGGTTATTCCCATTTCCGTGTTGTCGTCCAGCCTATCCACATCACCTGCATCCCCCCTCTTCAGTGTATCTCAAAAAGACCCTCACTCACCTCCATCACAGCATGTACTGCCTCAACGTGCAGTCTTACCCTCTCAGGCTAATGGCCCAAAACTGACCCAGCCACTGCAGCCATATCCTGGGGCAATCATTAGATCTTCTCAGCATGCTCTTCTCCCTCAGCCAGCAAACACACCAGCACAGCCAAGCCTCATGGCCAAAATCAACCCTCCTGATGATCACCGCAGCCTGGACAGCAAGAAAAGACCTGGAGG GGCAGGAACAAGGGAAGTGCATAACAAGCTTGAAAAAAACAG gCGTGCACACTTGAAGGAATGCTTTGAAACTCTCAAGAAGAACATCCCTAATGTTGATGAAAAGAAAACCTCCAACTTGAGTGTGCTGAGAAGTGCACTAAGATACATTCAG ACtctgaagagaaaagagaaggagtATGAGCATGAGATGGAGCGCCTTGCCCGTGAGAAGATCTCCACCCAGCAGAGGCTGGCTGAGCTAAAGAATGAACTCAGCCAGCAGGTGGACATGATTGAGGTTGAGCGGTTGCTGCGTCAGACCGTCCAGCCTGAAGATGACCAAGCATCCACCTCCACAGCCTCAG AAGGTGAAGATAACATGGATGAAGACATAGAGGAAGAGCACATACTGACCTCGCCTTGCTCTTTACCCAGAGTGGATCAGCCAGAGCTCAGGAAGCCATCTCCATCTCTGCTCCCATCGCTTTCTGTCCCATCTAAACTTTCCCAACCTCCACTAACTGCTACTGTTTCCTCAGCCACGGCATTGGCCCCTGCCCAGCCTTCCTCGCCCTTACTCTCCCTGCCCCCTGTACAGGCAGCAGTGACCCAGCAGCCCCAGGCCATGGTGGCCTCTCAGAGCCTGGCATATGGGCATATTGTAACCGCTCCCAGCATCCAGCCAACAGTAATCACACATGCTTCTTCACACACTTCTGTCATCCAGGCTGTCAGTCACATCCCCCAGGTGGGCACCAAGCACATAGCCCACATTGctccttcttctacttcttcccCGTCCTCTTCCGCCAGCGCTATACAGCTGGCACCTGGACCTCAGACCATCGGGCACATCACAGTGCACCCGGTCACACACCTTCCCACGCTATACCCACAGCCAGTGACCATCTCGCACACCCTCTCACATGGCCAAGCCAATGGCACCCCAGTGTTGGCCAAACAGACGCCTGTTGGGCATCAGGTGCTCACACATCACTCGCAGCTGGTGGGCCAGACTGTTCTCAACCCAGTTACTATGGTGACCATGCCCTCCTTCCCCGTCAGCACACTGAAGCTGGCATGA
- the slc35f2l gene encoding solute carrier family 35 member F2 isoform X1 yields MSHEQQESFCEKLSGELRHFRWREIFTWKLLRMLAMGQGLSALICGTAVTSQYLATEFQLDVPMFQSCINYVLLCLTYTTALCFKKGNENILQILKTKWWKYLLLGLVDVEANYAVVKAYQYTTLTSIQLLDCFILPVLLILSRIFLKTRYRIIHYVAVFVCLAGVGAMVGADLVSGRDQGSSSNILLGDGLVIISATLYAVSNLCQEYIVKNKSRIEFLGMVGLFGMLISGIQLGVLEHMEVGNIQWKWQTALLLGGFAICMYTLYSCMPVVISMTSATAVNLSLLTADLFSIFCGIFLFQYTFSGLYVVSLLAIMVGFIMFNTVPTPSQSPEPVSQEAGQDNQAVEHDDERQVGSAVDNQEKCVIDSNLENLPAKNGHILRSVKM; encoded by the exons ATGAGTCATGAACAACAAGAATCTTTTTGTGAAAAACTCTCAGGGGAACTCAGACATTTCAGATGGAGGGAAATTTTTACATG GAAGCTCCTGAGAATGTTGGCCATGGGTCAGGGTCTCTCAGCACTGATTTGTGGGACTGCTGTCACCTCTCAGTACCTGGCCACAGAATTTCAACTGGATGTACCGATGTTTCAGAGTTGCATAAATTATGTACTTTTATGCCTCACTTACACCACTGcactgtgttttaaaaaag GCAATGAAAATATTCTGCAGATCCTTAAAACAAAATGGTGGAAATATTTATTGTTGGGTCTGGTAGATGTGGAGGCAAATTATGCAGTTGTAAAGGCTTACCAGTATACCACATTAACCAGCATACAG CTTTTGGACTGCTTTATTCTCCCAGTGCTTTTGATCCTGTCCCGGATCTTCCTAAAGACACGCTACAGAATCATTCACTATGTAGCAGTGTTTGTTTGTCTGGCTGGTGTAGGAGCCATGGTGGGGGCAGATCTAGTCTCAGGCCGAGATCAAGGATCAA GCAGTAACATTCTGCTGGGAGATGGCCTGGTTATCATCAGCGCTACTCTGTATGCAGTCTCCAACCTGTGTCAGGAGTACATTGTAAAGAATAAGAGCCGGATTGAGTTTCTCGGGATGGTCGGCCTCTTCGGAATGCTGATCAGCGGAATACAGCT aggtGTTTTAGAACATATGGAGGTGGGAAATATTCAGTGGAAATGGCAAACTG CTCTGCTCCTGGGTGGCTTTgccatatgtatgtatacactgTACAGCTGCATGCCAGTGGTGATCAGCATGACCAGTGCCACAGCAGTCAACCTCTCCTTGCTCACGGCTGATCTCTTCAGCATCTTCTGTGGCATTTTCCTCTTCCAGTACACT TTCTCAGGGCTCTATGTTGTGTCATTATTGGCGATCATGGTGGGCTTCATAATGTTCAACACCGTTCCTACACCAAGCCAAAGTCCCGAACCAGTGTCTCAGGAGGCAGGACAGGACAACCAGGCTGTTGAACATGATGATGAGAGACAAGTGGGCTCTGCAGTTGATAATCAAGAAAAATGTGTGATTGATTCCAACCTAGAGAATCTACCAGCTAAAAATGGACACATTTTAAGAAGTGTTAAAATGTAG
- the slc35f2l gene encoding solute carrier family 35 member F2 isoform X2 yields MYFYASLTPLHCVLKKLLDCFILPVLLILSRIFLKTRYRIIHYVAVFVCLAGVGAMVGADLVSGRDQGSSSNILLGDGLVIISATLYAVSNLCQEYIVKNKSRIEFLGMVGLFGMLISGIQLGVLEHMEVGNIQWKWQTALLLGGFAICMYTLYSCMPVVISMTSATAVNLSLLTADLFSIFCGIFLFQYTFSGLYVVSLLAIMVGFIMFNTVPTPSQSPEPVSQEAGQDNQAVEHDDERQVGSAVDNQEKCVIDSNLENLPAKNGHILRSVKM; encoded by the exons ATGTACTTTTATGCCTCACTTACACCACTGcactgtgttttaaaaaag CTTTTGGACTGCTTTATTCTCCCAGTGCTTTTGATCCTGTCCCGGATCTTCCTAAAGACACGCTACAGAATCATTCACTATGTAGCAGTGTTTGTTTGTCTGGCTGGTGTAGGAGCCATGGTGGGGGCAGATCTAGTCTCAGGCCGAGATCAAGGATCAA GCAGTAACATTCTGCTGGGAGATGGCCTGGTTATCATCAGCGCTACTCTGTATGCAGTCTCCAACCTGTGTCAGGAGTACATTGTAAAGAATAAGAGCCGGATTGAGTTTCTCGGGATGGTCGGCCTCTTCGGAATGCTGATCAGCGGAATACAGCT aggtGTTTTAGAACATATGGAGGTGGGAAATATTCAGTGGAAATGGCAAACTG CTCTGCTCCTGGGTGGCTTTgccatatgtatgtatacactgTACAGCTGCATGCCAGTGGTGATCAGCATGACCAGTGCCACAGCAGTCAACCTCTCCTTGCTCACGGCTGATCTCTTCAGCATCTTCTGTGGCATTTTCCTCTTCCAGTACACT TTCTCAGGGCTCTATGTTGTGTCATTATTGGCGATCATGGTGGGCTTCATAATGTTCAACACCGTTCCTACACCAAGCCAAAGTCCCGAACCAGTGTCTCAGGAGGCAGGACAGGACAACCAGGCTGTTGAACATGATGATGAGAGACAAGTGGGCTCTGCAGTTGATAATCAAGAAAAATGTGTGATTGATTCCAACCTAGAGAATCTACCAGCTAAAAATGGACACATTTTAAGAAGTGTTAAAATGTAG